The Streptomyces sp. ALI-76-A nucleotide sequence GGGATGAGGAAGAGAAGCGCGGCGACGCCGGTGGCGACGTAGAGGCCGGTCGAGCCGAGCACGCTGCCGGTCCGGACACGACGCGGCTTGGCCGACGTGTCCACCCGGTCCGCCGGAGGTGTCGTGGTGGTGGTCACTTGGACTCCTCCCCCCTTCCGAAGCCCAGGAACTTGCCCTGGAGCAGGGTCACGAGGCAGATCAGTACGGTGAGGATCAGCGCGCCCGCGCTGCCCGCGCCGTAGTCCTGGCTCTCACCGAGGGCCTTGTAGTACAGCTCCACGAGCGGTGGCCTGCCCCAGGTGGTCTTGTGCAGCAGGTTGAAGAACTCGTCGAACGCCTGGTACGCCGCCACGAGCAGCAGCAGGATCACGGCGGTGGAGGTCGCCCGCAGCTGCGGCAGGGTGATGTGCCAGAACGTCTGCCAGCCGGGCTTGGCGCCGTCGATCGCGGCGGCCTCGTACATCTCCTGCGGGATGTTCTGCAGGGCCGCGATGAAGAGGATCATGTAGAAGCCGGCCTGGAGCCAGAGACGTACGGTCAGGATGACCAGCCAGTACCACGGCGGGTCGGGGCTGGCCAGCCAGGCGGTGTTGTCGATGCCGAAGAGGCTCAGGAAGGTGTTCATCATGCCGAAGCGGACACCGCTGAAGATGGACATCTTCCAGACCAGCGAGGCGGCGACATAGCTGACCGCCGTGGGCAGGAAGAACACCGACCGGAAGAACGCCCGCATGAACCGCAGCCGGTTCACCATGAGCGCCAGCCCCAGCGAGGCCGCCCAGGTGGTCGGCACGATGAAGACGGCGAACACCGTGAAGGTGACAAGGGACCCCATGAAGTCCTCGTCGGTCAGCATCGTCACGTAGTTGTCGAAGCCGATGAACGTGCTCGGCGTGACCGTGAAGCGGGCCTCGAAGAACGACAGATACAGGCTCCACAGGATCGGCAGATAGACGAAGACCGCCAGGCCGATCAGGAATGGCCCGGTGAAGAGCCAGAAGTTGAACGTGGGGGAGCCCCGCACCCCCCGCCGCGGCTTGGCCGGGGATGCCTTCGCCGGGGTGGGGCTGGAGACGCCGTCCTTGGTGATGGTCGACATGTCGTGAGTACCTGTCCGTCGGTCTATCCGAAGAGCTTCTTGAGCTCGCGGTTGACCTTCGCGTCCGCCTTGGTCAGCTCCGCGTCCGGGTCGCCGCCCTTGCGCACGGAGTTGGCGAGGACGTCCTCCAGGGCGGTGATGCTGGCCTGGGTCCAGCCGATGTTGTCGAAGTTGCCGTACTCGTTGAAGAGCTTGACGCCCTCAGCGGGCAGACCCGACTTCAGCTTGTCGGCCGACTCCGCGATCGAGGTGCGGGGCGGGATGTGGAAGCCGTAGGAGAGTGCCCAGTCCTCCTGGTACTCCTTCTGGTCGATCCACAACCACTTCACGTACTCCTTGGTCGCGTCGAGGTTCTTGCCCTTGGCGTTGACGAACATCGACCAGCCGCCGTTGTAGACCGAGAGCTTGCCCGCGTCGCCGACCTTCGGGAACGGGAAGATGCCGAGGTCGTCGCCGAGCGCCTCCTGCATCTGCGGCATCGCCCACATGCCACACCACTGCATCGCGGTCAGGCCCTGGTTGAGCGCGGACGGGTCCCAGAAGTCGGTCGGGGCGTCGAGCAGCAGGTCACCGCTGGTGAACAGCTTGCGCAGCTGCTTGAAGCCGTCGACGACCGTGTCCGTGTGGTAAGCGATCTGGTTCTTGTCGTCGAGGTGCTGCGCGCCCGCTGACCAGATCAGCGGGTTGACCATCGAGTGCAGGGTGTTGCCGAGGTAGGCACCCTTGACCTTGTCCGTGGTCAGCTTGGCGGCGGCCTCGATCAGCTCCTCCAGCGTCTGCGGGACCTCGACGCCGGCCTTCTCGAACATCGAGGGCCGGTAGAAGAAGAACTGCGGGTCGTCGATCATCCGGATGCCGTATATCTTGCCGTCGACCGTGTGCGACTGGATGTCGGCCTGGTTGAAGTCGTCCTTGACCGGGTCGATCAGATCGGTCAGGTCCGCGACCTGGCCGCTCTCGATCATCTGCAACTGCGGGTGGAACTCGAAGCAGTCGGGGGCTTCGTCCGTGAGCAGCGAGGCGAAGAGCTTGCTCTCGAAGTTGGAGCCGGTGATCCACTGCGTGGTCACGTTGGCGTCCTTGTAGGCCTTGGCGTACTTCTTGATGGCCTGCTCGGTGCCCGCCTCGCCGTACGCGTGGAAGTACTGGGTGAGGTTCTTCCCCGAACCGCCCCCGCTGCTGCGGCCGGTGTTGCCGCCGCAGGCGGCGAGCCCGCCCGCGGCGGTCAGGCCCAGGGCGGCCCGCAGTACGGTCCGGCGGTCCCAGCTGCTGTTGCTCAATGCCGACATGGTGACGTCCTTGTCTCGAGTCCGGCGGCGCTCAGTCACTCAGGCGAAAGTTGGCTCAAAGAGGCTTGCGGAGCGGGACGCTAACCTTCGGCTAAGGCTTCGGCAAGGGGTTGGACGAAGCCTGTTCGAAGCGTTGCGTAGTGTTCGGCATACCGGACGTGACAGAGCGCGGGCCGCCGTACCGGTGGCCCGCGCAGCTTTTCCCGGCCGAGCCTCAGTCTCGGGAGGCGGGGAAGTGACGCCGGACGGTCCTCCCGCCCGAGGGTTTCTGGCTCACCGCGTTGAGCGCCCCTTCGAGCGCGAAGGTCGCGGCGCCCAGACACACCGGATCGGTGGGAATGGGCGAGAGGACGATCTCCGTGGCGGCCAGCGGCCGCGGCAGCGCGTGCCGGGCCACGGCCTCGCGCACCTCGGCCAGCAGGGGCTCGCCGAGCGCGGCCGCGACCCAACTGCTGAGCACGACCACCTCCGGGTTGAACAGGTTGATCAGGTCGGCGACGCCGGCGCCGAGGTACCGGGCGGTGTCGCGGACCACCTTGACCGCCACCGGGTCGCGCGCCGCGACCCCGCGGGCCAGGGCGTCGATGGTCGCCGTCTGGTCCTCCGGGTGCAGCAGCGTGCTGCGGGGGCTGAGTTCCCGCAGGTTCAGCATGATGCCGGGCGCGCCGACGTACGTCTCTACGCAGCCGTGGTTGCCGCAGTGGCACAGCCGTCCGTCCAGCACGAGCGTGGTGTGGCCCCACTCGCCGGCGCTGTTGCTCACGCCCCGGTGCAGCCCCCCGCCCAGCACCAGCCCGGCGCCCACCCCGGTCCCCAGGTTGACCACCACCGCGTTCCCGCGCCCGCGCGCGGCACCGAACCAGAGCTCGGCCACCGCGCAGGCCCGCAGCGGATTGTCCAGGTGGAGGGGGTAGGCGATGTGCTCGGTGAGCAGGTCGAGCAGCGGCACGTCGTGCCAGTCCCAGTTGGGCGCGTACTCCGAGATGCCGGTCGCCCGGTCCACCTGACCCGGCACACTCACCCCGACGCCGAGCACCCGCGCGCCCTCGACCCCGGCCTGTGCGACCACCGAGCCGACGGCGGCGGCGACATGGCCGACCACCTGCTCCGGCAGGCTCTCACCGGGACGCACGTCCTCCTCGGCGCGGGCCAGGACGTTCAGCGCGAGGTCGAACAGCTCGACGTGGACATAGGTCTCCGCGATGTCGACACCGATCAGCGCGCCCCCCGACGCGTTGACGGCGACCAGGCCCCGGGGGCGGCCGCCCGCCGAGTCCTCGAACCCGACCTCCGTGATCATCCGGAGTTCGAGCAGCTCGCCGACGAGGGTGGCGACCGTGGCGAGGCTCAGGCCGGTGGTGGCGGCCAGCTCCTGCCGGGAGGTGGGCGACGCGGCGATGATCTGGCGCAGCACCTCGTAGCGGTTCGCGGTGCGGATGTCACGTGAAGTGCCGC carries:
- a CDS encoding sugar ABC transporter permease: MSTITKDGVSSPTPAKASPAKPRRGVRGSPTFNFWLFTGPFLIGLAVFVYLPILWSLYLSFFEARFTVTPSTFIGFDNYVTMLTDEDFMGSLVTFTVFAVFIVPTTWAASLGLALMVNRLRFMRAFFRSVFFLPTAVSYVAASLVWKMSIFSGVRFGMMNTFLSLFGIDNTAWLASPDPPWYWLVILTVRLWLQAGFYMILFIAALQNIPQEMYEAAAIDGAKPGWQTFWHITLPQLRATSTAVILLLLVAAYQAFDEFFNLLHKTTWGRPPLVELYYKALGESQDYGAGSAGALILTVLICLVTLLQGKFLGFGRGEESK
- a CDS encoding extracellular solute-binding protein; translated protein: MSALSNSSWDRRTVLRAALGLTAAGGLAACGGNTGRSSGGGSGKNLTQYFHAYGEAGTEQAIKKYAKAYKDANVTTQWITGSNFESKLFASLLTDEAPDCFEFHPQLQMIESGQVADLTDLIDPVKDDFNQADIQSHTVDGKIYGIRMIDDPQFFFYRPSMFEKAGVEVPQTLEELIEAAAKLTTDKVKGAYLGNTLHSMVNPLIWSAGAQHLDDKNQIAYHTDTVVDGFKQLRKLFTSGDLLLDAPTDFWDPSALNQGLTAMQWCGMWAMPQMQEALGDDLGIFPFPKVGDAGKLSVYNGGWSMFVNAKGKNLDATKEYVKWLWIDQKEYQEDWALSYGFHIPPRTSIAESADKLKSGLPAEGVKLFNEYGNFDNIGWTQASITALEDVLANSVRKGGDPDAELTKADAKVNRELKKLFG
- a CDS encoding ROK family protein, with the protein product MRRGTSRDIRTANRYEVLRQIIAASPTSRQELAATTGLSLATVATLVGELLELRMITEVGFEDSAGGRPRGLVAVNASGGALIGVDIAETYVHVELFDLALNVLARAEEDVRPGESLPEQVVGHVAAAVGSVVAQAGVEGARVLGVGVSVPGQVDRATGISEYAPNWDWHDVPLLDLLTEHIAYPLHLDNPLRACAVAELWFGAARGRGNAVVVNLGTGVGAGLVLGGGLHRGVSNSAGEWGHTTLVLDGRLCHCGNHGCVETYVGAPGIMLNLRELSPRSTLLHPEDQTATIDALARGVAARDPVAVKVVRDTARYLGAGVADLINLFNPEVVVLSSWVAAALGEPLLAEVREAVARHALPRPLAATEIVLSPIPTDPVCLGAATFALEGALNAVSQKPSGGRTVRRHFPASRD